From a region of the Triticum aestivum cultivar Chinese Spring chromosome 7D, IWGSC CS RefSeq v2.1, whole genome shotgun sequence genome:
- the LOC123164587 gene encoding disease resistance protein RGA2 isoform X1, translating into MAKLHPMLRSQLYASSSVTRTDSNTQMPAPLDTSFCVVFVVVDATDQWNMYLSPQKQAIPAFVLSAFLKGKQAARKQCFFCLLLSCPHHFLLCILEEPCPCALVLLGAHTRVLSLCTSACPCSCEPPALGVPMAELVATMVVGPLLSIVKEKASSYLLDQYKVMKGMEEQHEILMRKLPAILDIITDAEEAAAHREGAAAWLQAVKKVAYEANEVFDEFKYEALRRKAKKQGHYKELGFNVVKLFPTHNRFVFRKRMGKKLCKIVQAIEVLVTEMNAFGFKYQQQPPVSSQLRRTDHSTTDQEEVKEIINESRANDKSEIVSTLVGQANNADLTVVPIVGMGGQGKTTLAQLVYNEPAIEKHFNLLLWVCVSDCFDVDSLAKSIVEAAPKKKDPGTEAAASKKKTPLDCLQDVVSGQRYLLVLDDVWARQVQIWRQLKARLQHGGIGSAVLTTTRDGGVAEIMGTVKAHDLVALEDKFIKKIIKTTAFSRFKKAEERPTELVGMVDKIVERCAGSPLAATALGSLLCTKTSKEEWEAISIRSNVCTEETGILPILKLSYNDLPSHMKQCFAFCAVFPKDYEIDVDKLIQLWIAHGFIQEKQVRLETVGKQIFHELSSRSFFQDVKQIQATVEEIVYDGSCYSRTTCRIHDLMHDVALSVMEKVCALATMEPAKIESVVTTEESSQSEWLPNTARHLFLSCRDPAKKLNSSLKNSSPAIQTLLCDTYMSSSLQHLSKYTSLQALQLCSQRRSFQLKPKHLHHLRYLDLSRSRYIKALPEDVSILYNLQTLNLSGCESLCRLPRQMKYMTSLHHLYTHGCPQLKCMPTDLRKLTSLQTLTCFVAGSDPNCSKVGELGNLNLGGQLKLRNLANVTEVDAKAANLVNKEIRELRLTWNFRWDYYETSWRDNEEHAKVLENLKPHDGLHAIGIQSYGATTFPTWMTMLQNIVEIHLFNCRKLVWLFSGECDTSFAFPNLKELMLKGLVCLEKWWEIDNDGMQGEAMMFPLLENLHISDCVKLKALPGHPTFPKLQNVCIKKCPGLATTAKSPKLSVLKMEGREVELFLWVARHMTSLSNLELTTIEQSTDTTSMGAENSLREMVNVKENGNDQDFPLEVLVLKDTESVVSITELCACFVHLQDLSIWSCDVLVHWPETLFEGLVYLRKLLIRHCNNLTGYAQASVEPSTSPETRQLLPRLESLTIRSCESLVELFNVPASLRTIDISNCSKLESTFGRKQQQGESVSSIHQGSCSIERLTLYSCNGLTGVLHLPQSLKRLDIDNCGGLTSLESCSPELPSLEYLELWECKTLSSLPDGPQAYSSLQHLRIRYCPGMKTLPASLQQRLGSIEEEYVDARLYGYKPRPMLLKPKTWKYVCKG; encoded by the exons ATGGCAAAGTTACACCCCATGTTGCGCTCGCAGCTTTACGCGTCTTCTTCTGTCACGCGCACAGATTCGAACACCCAGATGCCTGCCCCCCTTGACACATCTTTCTGTGTTGTATTCGTGGTAGTGGATGCAACCGATCAGTGGAACATGTACCTCTCTCCCCAGAAGCAAGCAATACCAGCATTTGTGCTTTCCGCTTTCCTCAAAGGCAAGCAAGCAGCAAGGAAGCAATGCTTCTTCTGCTTGCTTCTTTCTTGCCCACACCATTTCCTTCTCTGCATTCTCGAGGAGCCCTGTCCTTGTGCACTTGTGCTTCTCGGTGCTCATACTCGAGTCCTGTCCTTGTGCACTAGTGCTTGTCCGTGCTCCTGCGAGCCGCCTGCCCTTGGCGTTCCAATGGCGGAGCTCGTGGCCACCATGGTGGTCGGGCCACTGCTGTCCATCGTCAAGGAGAAGGCGTCCAGCTACCTCCTCGACCAGTACAAGGTGATGAAAGGCATGGAGGAGCAACATGAGATCCTAATGCGCAAGCTGCCGGCCATCCTGGACATCATCACCGACGCCGAGGAGGCGGCAGCCCACAGAGAAGGGGCAGCAGCCTGGCTCCAGGCCGTCAAGAAGGTCGCTTACGAGGCGAATGAAGTCTTCGATGAGTTCAAGTATGAGGCACTTCGTCGCAAGGCCAAAAAGCAAGGACACTACAAGGAGCTTGGCTTCAATGTGGTAAAACTCTTTCCCACTCACAACCGGTTTGTATTCCGTAAAAGGATGGGGAAAAAGCTCTGCAAGATTGTGCAGGCCATCGAGGTCCTTGTGACCGAAATGAACGCCTTTGGCTTTAAGTATCAGCAACAGCCGCCGGTATCCAGTCAGTTGCGACGAACAGATCATTCTACTACTGACCAAGAGGAAGTCAAGGAAATCATCAATGAATCCAGAGCCAATGATAAGAGTGAAATTGTTAGTACACTAGTTGGGCAAGCTAACAATGCAGATCTTACGGTTGTTCCCATCGTTGGAATGGGCGGCCAGGGCAAGACCACCTTAGCTCAACTTGTTTACAATGAACCTGCAATTGAGAAGCATTTCAATTTGCTGCTATGGGTATGTGTCTCTGACTGCTTTGATGTGGATTCTCTGGCTAAAAGTATAGTtgaagcagctcccaagaagaaggatCCTGGTACAGAAGCAGCTGCTTCCAAGAAGAAGACACCACTGGATTGCCTTCAGGATGTAGTGAGCGGGCAAAGATACCTCCTTGTATTGGATGATGTGTGGGCACGACAGGTTCAGATTTGGAGACAGCTCAAGGCCCGCCTTCAACATGGTGGCATCGGTAGTGCGGTGTTGACAACAACTCGTGATGGTGGAGTGGCTGAAATAATGGGTACTGTTAAAGCTCATGATCTCGTAGCTTTGGAAGATAAATTCATAAAGAAAATCATCAAGACAACAGCATTCAGTCGTTTCAAGAAGGCAGAGGAAAGGCCCACCGAGTTGGTGGGTATGGTTGATAAGATTGTGGAGAGATGTGCTGGCTCTCCTTTAGCTGCAACAGCACTAGGCTCTCTACTGTGTACCAAgaccagtaaggaagaatgggAGGCTATATCAATTAGAAGCAACGTTTGCACTGAGGAGACAGGAATCTTACCAATACTCAAGCTCAGTTACAATGACTTGCCGTCGCATATGAAGCAATGCTTTGCTTTTTGTGCTGTATTTCCCAAAGATTACGAGATTGATGTGGACAAGCTGATCCAACTATGGATTGCACATGGCTTCATCCAGGAAAAGCAAGTTCGTCTTGAAACCGTGGGCAAACAAATTTTCCATGAGCTGTCCTCAAGGTCATTCTTCCAGGATGTGAAACAAATCCAAGCCACGGTTGAGGAAATTGTATACGATGGCTCGTGTTATTCCAGAACTACATGTAGAATTCACGATCTTATGCATGATGTTGCACTTTCTGTAATGGAAAAGGTATGTGCCTTGGCAACTATGGAACCAGCCAAGATTGAATCTGTTGTCACAACTGAGGAATCAAGTCAGAGTGAGTGGCTTCCAAACACAGCTCGGCATTTATTTTTGTCATGCAGGGACCCAGCAAAAAAATTGAATAGTTCTCTGAAGAACAGCTCTCCAGCCATCCAAACACTTTTATGTGATACCTATATGAGTAGTTCACTGCAACATCTATCAAAATACACCTCTTTGCAAGCGTTGCAGCTCTGTTCACAGAGAAGATCATTTCAGTTGAAACCAAAGCATCTGCATCACCTGAGGTACCTAGATCTCTCAAGAAGTAGATATATCAAAGCACTTCCTGAAGATGTGAGCATTCTATACAACCTTCAAACGCTGAACCTCTCTGGCTGTGAATCTCTTTGTAGACTTCCAAGACAAATGAAGTATATGACTTCCCTTCATCACCTTTACACTCATGGTTGTCCACAGCTTAAGTGCATGCCCACAGACCTCAGGAAACTCACATCCCTTCAGACACTTACATGCTTTGTAGCAGGCAGTGACCCTAATTGTAGTAAGGTTGGAGAGCTTGGAAATTTAAACCTTGGTGGTCAACTAAAGCTACGTAATCTGGCAAACGTGACAGAAGTGGATGCAAAAGCAGCAAACcttgtgaacaaggagataagagAATTGAGATTAACATGGAATTTTAGATGGGATTATTATGAAACTAGCTGGCGGGATAATGAAGAGCATGCAAAAGTGCTCGAGAATCTTAAACCTCATGATGGACTACATGCCATAGGGATACAGTCATATGGAGCCACCACCTTCCCAACATGGATGACTATGTTGCAAAACATTGTTGAGATCCATCTTTTCAACTGTAGAAAACTAGTATGGTTGTTCAGTGGTGAGTGTGATACATCGTTTGCATTTCCAAATCTGAAGGAGCTTATGCTAAAAGGTCTTGTTTGTTTGGAGAAATGGTGGGAAATAGATAATGATGGGATGCAAGGAGAGGCGATGATGTTTCCTCTACTTGAGAACCTGCATATTAGCGACTGTGTAAAGTTGAAAGCATTGCCAGGACATCCGACCTTCCCTAAGCTACAGAATGTTTGTATTAAGAAATGTCCAGGGTTGGCAACTACAGCTAAATCACCAAAGCTCAGTGTATTGAAGATGGAAGGACGCGAGGTAGAGTTGTTCTTGTGGGTAGCGAGACATATGACTTCATTGAGCAATCTGGAACTGACTACCATTGAACAGAGTACAGATACAACCTCGATGGGGGCTGAGAATAGTTTGAGGGAAATGGTGAACGTCAAGGAGAATGGGAATGATCAAGACTTTCCTCTAGAAGTCTTGGTGTTAAAAGACACTGAGTCAGTTGTAAGTATAACAGAGCTGTGTGCATGTTTTGTACACCTTCAAGATTTGTCAATTTGGAGCTGTGATGTGCTCGTCCACTGGCCAGAAACATTGTTCGAAGGACTGGTATACTTGAGGAAGCTTCTGATTAGGCACTGCAATAATTTGACTGGATATGCACAAGCTTCTGTtgagccatcaacatcaccagAAACCAGACAGCTCCTGCCACGTCTAGAGTCTTTAACGATACGGAGCTGTGAAAGCTTGGTTGAGCTCTTCAACGTCCCTGCATCTCTCAGGACAATAGACATTTCTAATTGCAGTAAGCTTGAGTCCACATTCGGCAGGAAGCAGCAGCAGGGAGAGTCAGTATCATCGATTCATCAAGGGTCATGCAGTATAGAAAGATTAACATTATACAGCTGTAATGGCTTAACAGGGGTCCTCCATCTTCCCCAGTCCCTCAAGAGACTAGACATTGACAACTGTGGTGGGTTGACATCTCTGGAATCCTGCTCTCCCGAGCTCCCGTCGTTGGAGTACCTCGAGCTTTGGGAATGCAAGACCCTGTCATCCCTACCGGATGGGCCGCAAGCATACTCATCTCTCCAACATCTTCGCATTAGATACTGCCCTGGTATGAAGACGCTCCCTGCAAGCCTGCAGCAACGCCTGGGCAGCATCGAGGAGGAATACGTAGATGCCCGTCTTTATGGAT ATAAGCCAAGGCCTATGCTGCTGAAGCCGAAGACATGGAAGTATGTCTGCAAAGGTTGA
- the LOC123164587 gene encoding disease resistance protein RGA2 isoform X2, which produces MAKLHPMLRSQLYASSSVTRTDSNTQMPAPLDTSFCVVFVVVDATDQWNMYLSPQKQAIPAFVLSAFLKGKQAARKQCFFCLLLSCPHHFLLCILEEPCPCALVLLGAHTRVLSLCTSACPCSCEPPALGVPMAELVATMVVGPLLSIVKEKASSYLLDQYKVMKGMEEQHEILMRKLPAILDIITDAEEAAAHREGAAAWLQAVKKVAYEANEVFDEFKYEALRRKAKKQGHYKELGFNVVKLFPTHNRFVFRKRMGKKLCKIVQAIEVLVTEMNAFGFKYQQQPPVSSQLRRTDHSTTDQEEVKEIINESRANDKSEIVSTLVGQANNADLTVVPIVGMGGQGKTTLAQLVYNEPAIEKHFNLLLWVCVSDCFDVDSLAKSIVEAAPKKKDPGTEAAASKKKTPLDCLQDVVSGQRYLLVLDDVWARQVQIWRQLKARLQHGGIGSAVLTTTRDGGVAEIMGTVKAHDLVALEDKFIKKIIKTTAFSRFKKAEERPTELVGMVDKIVERCAGSPLAATALGSLLCTKTSKEEWEAISIRSNVCTEETGILPILKLSYNDLPSHMKQCFAFCAVFPKDYEIDVDKLIQLWIAHGFIQEKQVRLETVGKQIFHELSSRSFFQDVKQIQATVEEIVYDGSCYSRTTCRIHDLMHDVALSVMEKVCALATMEPAKIESVVTTEESSQSEWLPNTARHLFLSCRDPAKKLNSSLKNSSPAIQTLLCDTYMSSSLQHLSKYTSLQALQLCSQRRSFQLKPKHLHHLRLPRQMKYMTSLHHLYTHGCPQLKCMPTDLRKLTSLQTLTCFVAGSDPNCSKVGELGNLNLGGQLKLRNLANVTEVDAKAANLVNKEIRELRLTWNFRWDYYETSWRDNEEHAKVLENLKPHDGLHAIGIQSYGATTFPTWMTMLQNIVEIHLFNCRKLVWLFSGECDTSFAFPNLKELMLKGLVCLEKWWEIDNDGMQGEAMMFPLLENLHISDCVKLKALPGHPTFPKLQNVCIKKCPGLATTAKSPKLSVLKMEGREVELFLWVARHMTSLSNLELTTIEQSTDTTSMGAENSLREMVNVKENGNDQDFPLEVLVLKDTESVVSITELCACFVHLQDLSIWSCDVLVHWPETLFEGLVYLRKLLIRHCNNLTGYAQASVEPSTSPETRQLLPRLESLTIRSCESLVELFNVPASLRTIDISNCSKLESTFGRKQQQGESVSSIHQGSCSIERLTLYSCNGLTGVLHLPQSLKRLDIDNCGGLTSLESCSPELPSLEYLELWECKTLSSLPDGPQAYSSLQHLRIRYCPGMKTLPASLQQRLGSIEEEYVDARLYGYKPRPMLLKPKTWKYVCKG; this is translated from the exons ATGGCAAAGTTACACCCCATGTTGCGCTCGCAGCTTTACGCGTCTTCTTCTGTCACGCGCACAGATTCGAACACCCAGATGCCTGCCCCCCTTGACACATCTTTCTGTGTTGTATTCGTGGTAGTGGATGCAACCGATCAGTGGAACATGTACCTCTCTCCCCAGAAGCAAGCAATACCAGCATTTGTGCTTTCCGCTTTCCTCAAAGGCAAGCAAGCAGCAAGGAAGCAATGCTTCTTCTGCTTGCTTCTTTCTTGCCCACACCATTTCCTTCTCTGCATTCTCGAGGAGCCCTGTCCTTGTGCACTTGTGCTTCTCGGTGCTCATACTCGAGTCCTGTCCTTGTGCACTAGTGCTTGTCCGTGCTCCTGCGAGCCGCCTGCCCTTGGCGTTCCAATGGCGGAGCTCGTGGCCACCATGGTGGTCGGGCCACTGCTGTCCATCGTCAAGGAGAAGGCGTCCAGCTACCTCCTCGACCAGTACAAGGTGATGAAAGGCATGGAGGAGCAACATGAGATCCTAATGCGCAAGCTGCCGGCCATCCTGGACATCATCACCGACGCCGAGGAGGCGGCAGCCCACAGAGAAGGGGCAGCAGCCTGGCTCCAGGCCGTCAAGAAGGTCGCTTACGAGGCGAATGAAGTCTTCGATGAGTTCAAGTATGAGGCACTTCGTCGCAAGGCCAAAAAGCAAGGACACTACAAGGAGCTTGGCTTCAATGTGGTAAAACTCTTTCCCACTCACAACCGGTTTGTATTCCGTAAAAGGATGGGGAAAAAGCTCTGCAAGATTGTGCAGGCCATCGAGGTCCTTGTGACCGAAATGAACGCCTTTGGCTTTAAGTATCAGCAACAGCCGCCGGTATCCAGTCAGTTGCGACGAACAGATCATTCTACTACTGACCAAGAGGAAGTCAAGGAAATCATCAATGAATCCAGAGCCAATGATAAGAGTGAAATTGTTAGTACACTAGTTGGGCAAGCTAACAATGCAGATCTTACGGTTGTTCCCATCGTTGGAATGGGCGGCCAGGGCAAGACCACCTTAGCTCAACTTGTTTACAATGAACCTGCAATTGAGAAGCATTTCAATTTGCTGCTATGGGTATGTGTCTCTGACTGCTTTGATGTGGATTCTCTGGCTAAAAGTATAGTtgaagcagctcccaagaagaaggatCCTGGTACAGAAGCAGCTGCTTCCAAGAAGAAGACACCACTGGATTGCCTTCAGGATGTAGTGAGCGGGCAAAGATACCTCCTTGTATTGGATGATGTGTGGGCACGACAGGTTCAGATTTGGAGACAGCTCAAGGCCCGCCTTCAACATGGTGGCATCGGTAGTGCGGTGTTGACAACAACTCGTGATGGTGGAGTGGCTGAAATAATGGGTACTGTTAAAGCTCATGATCTCGTAGCTTTGGAAGATAAATTCATAAAGAAAATCATCAAGACAACAGCATTCAGTCGTTTCAAGAAGGCAGAGGAAAGGCCCACCGAGTTGGTGGGTATGGTTGATAAGATTGTGGAGAGATGTGCTGGCTCTCCTTTAGCTGCAACAGCACTAGGCTCTCTACTGTGTACCAAgaccagtaaggaagaatgggAGGCTATATCAATTAGAAGCAACGTTTGCACTGAGGAGACAGGAATCTTACCAATACTCAAGCTCAGTTACAATGACTTGCCGTCGCATATGAAGCAATGCTTTGCTTTTTGTGCTGTATTTCCCAAAGATTACGAGATTGATGTGGACAAGCTGATCCAACTATGGATTGCACATGGCTTCATCCAGGAAAAGCAAGTTCGTCTTGAAACCGTGGGCAAACAAATTTTCCATGAGCTGTCCTCAAGGTCATTCTTCCAGGATGTGAAACAAATCCAAGCCACGGTTGAGGAAATTGTATACGATGGCTCGTGTTATTCCAGAACTACATGTAGAATTCACGATCTTATGCATGATGTTGCACTTTCTGTAATGGAAAAGGTATGTGCCTTGGCAACTATGGAACCAGCCAAGATTGAATCTGTTGTCACAACTGAGGAATCAAGTCAGAGTGAGTGGCTTCCAAACACAGCTCGGCATTTATTTTTGTCATGCAGGGACCCAGCAAAAAAATTGAATAGTTCTCTGAAGAACAGCTCTCCAGCCATCCAAACACTTTTATGTGATACCTATATGAGTAGTTCACTGCAACATCTATCAAAATACACCTCTTTGCAAGCGTTGCAGCTCTGTTCACAGAGAAGATCATTTCAGTTGAAACCAAAGCATCTGCATCACCTGAG ACTTCCAAGACAAATGAAGTATATGACTTCCCTTCATCACCTTTACACTCATGGTTGTCCACAGCTTAAGTGCATGCCCACAGACCTCAGGAAACTCACATCCCTTCAGACACTTACATGCTTTGTAGCAGGCAGTGACCCTAATTGTAGTAAGGTTGGAGAGCTTGGAAATTTAAACCTTGGTGGTCAACTAAAGCTACGTAATCTGGCAAACGTGACAGAAGTGGATGCAAAAGCAGCAAACcttgtgaacaaggagataagagAATTGAGATTAACATGGAATTTTAGATGGGATTATTATGAAACTAGCTGGCGGGATAATGAAGAGCATGCAAAAGTGCTCGAGAATCTTAAACCTCATGATGGACTACATGCCATAGGGATACAGTCATATGGAGCCACCACCTTCCCAACATGGATGACTATGTTGCAAAACATTGTTGAGATCCATCTTTTCAACTGTAGAAAACTAGTATGGTTGTTCAGTGGTGAGTGTGATACATCGTTTGCATTTCCAAATCTGAAGGAGCTTATGCTAAAAGGTCTTGTTTGTTTGGAGAAATGGTGGGAAATAGATAATGATGGGATGCAAGGAGAGGCGATGATGTTTCCTCTACTTGAGAACCTGCATATTAGCGACTGTGTAAAGTTGAAAGCATTGCCAGGACATCCGACCTTCCCTAAGCTACAGAATGTTTGTATTAAGAAATGTCCAGGGTTGGCAACTACAGCTAAATCACCAAAGCTCAGTGTATTGAAGATGGAAGGACGCGAGGTAGAGTTGTTCTTGTGGGTAGCGAGACATATGACTTCATTGAGCAATCTGGAACTGACTACCATTGAACAGAGTACAGATACAACCTCGATGGGGGCTGAGAATAGTTTGAGGGAAATGGTGAACGTCAAGGAGAATGGGAATGATCAAGACTTTCCTCTAGAAGTCTTGGTGTTAAAAGACACTGAGTCAGTTGTAAGTATAACAGAGCTGTGTGCATGTTTTGTACACCTTCAAGATTTGTCAATTTGGAGCTGTGATGTGCTCGTCCACTGGCCAGAAACATTGTTCGAAGGACTGGTATACTTGAGGAAGCTTCTGATTAGGCACTGCAATAATTTGACTGGATATGCACAAGCTTCTGTtgagccatcaacatcaccagAAACCAGACAGCTCCTGCCACGTCTAGAGTCTTTAACGATACGGAGCTGTGAAAGCTTGGTTGAGCTCTTCAACGTCCCTGCATCTCTCAGGACAATAGACATTTCTAATTGCAGTAAGCTTGAGTCCACATTCGGCAGGAAGCAGCAGCAGGGAGAGTCAGTATCATCGATTCATCAAGGGTCATGCAGTATAGAAAGATTAACATTATACAGCTGTAATGGCTTAACAGGGGTCCTCCATCTTCCCCAGTCCCTCAAGAGACTAGACATTGACAACTGTGGTGGGTTGACATCTCTGGAATCCTGCTCTCCCGAGCTCCCGTCGTTGGAGTACCTCGAGCTTTGGGAATGCAAGACCCTGTCATCCCTACCGGATGGGCCGCAAGCATACTCATCTCTCCAACATCTTCGCATTAGATACTGCCCTGGTATGAAGACGCTCCCTGCAAGCCTGCAGCAACGCCTGGGCAGCATCGAGGAGGAATACGTAGATGCCCGTCTTTATGGAT ATAAGCCAAGGCCTATGCTGCTGAAGCCGAAGACATGGAAGTATGTCTGCAAAGGTTGA